One Leishmania major strain Friedlin complete genome, chromosome 5 DNA segment encodes these proteins:
- a CDS encoding nuclear receptor binding factor-like protein, protein MSKVASAGWRYARCGPISRVLTYEMFDITPGKEEAVVQMATAPLHRVDAAVVNGTALGRKRVNMASFPRIGGCEGVGKVVRAPAAAAATSSPVKEGDTVWVAPLHGTWATNIAVPVSQLHKIDPRQAEMAATASNFLVAQQLLDGYARLQKGDIVIQNGGSSLTSLAVSALAKAYGVKVLTAATPGARFADAKQRHAKYGSDVFEYNGTGSRAMQAAVGRRGAALYLNGVGGSYFDSLLKCVGPMAHVVTYGAQNSFGLFISGSGLIYNEVTMAGLFAPTFLNSMSHGERQIKLEFVLKAVQEAGLAYPMVTAPSLEKLPEVWDEVYVNGGRKAVVKMTA, encoded by the coding sequence ATGTCCAAGGTGGCCTCCGCTGGTTGGCGCTACGCCCGCTGCGGCCCCATCAGCCGGGTGTTAACCTACGAAATGTTTGACATCACCCCtggcaaggaggaggcggtggtgcagatGGCAACGGCGCCCCTGCAtcgcgtcgacgccgctgtcgtgaACGGCACGGCGCTCGGCCGCAAGCGCGTCAACATGGCATCCTTCCCCCGTATCGGCGGGTGCGAAGGTGTGGGCAAAGTAGTGCGTGctccggcagctgctgcagcgacgtcgtcgccggtgaaggagggcgacACGGTGtgggtggcgccgctgcatgGCACGTGGGCGACGAACATCGCAGTGCcggtgtcgcagctgcaTAAGATCGATCCGAGGCAAGCGGAGATGGCGGCAACGGCCTCCAACTTCCTCGTAGCCCAGCAGTTGCTGGATGGCTATGCCCGGCTGCAGAAGGGCGACATCGTCATCCagaacggcggcagcagcctcaCCTCTCTAGCGGTCTCGGCGTTGGCCAAGGCCTACGGTGTAAAGGTGCtgaccgccgccacgccgggTGCTCGCTTCGCAGACGCCAAGCAGCGACACGCGAAATACGGCTCTGACGTCTTTGAGTACAACGGGACCGGGTCGCGCGCAATGCAGGCCGCCGTTGgcaggcgcggcgccgccctctacctcaacggcgtcggcggcagctACTTCGACTCGCTTCTCAAGTGCGTCGGCCCTATGGCGCACGTCGTCACGTACGGCGCGCAGAACAGCTTCGGCCTGTTCATCTCCGGCTCCGGCCTCATCTACAACGAGGTCACCATGGCTGGCTTGTTTGCCCCCACGTTCCTGAACTCGATGTCCCACGGCGAGCGTCAGATAAAGCTGGAGTTCGTGCTGAAGGCCGTGCAGGAGGCCGGCCTTGCCTACCCGATGGTGACGGCACCGTCGCTAGAGAAGCTCCCAGAGGTCTGGGACGAAGTGTACGTCAACGGCGGGCGCAAGGCCGTCGTGAAGATGACAGCCTGA
- a CDS encoding kinetoplast-associated protein-like protein, whose product MQPRLVLPSSQPLRISAQHPVRSSSTAPSSSSAAARPRALHGVSIDSAQAPNVAAVAVATPLPPPSSSSRLLQEIEETRKLLRTFRSLKERGASRAELADLHLRVKALKAAQQRQQPNSGACKAATLPLAASTTADAEAAVATAAARPSLACSPEPAPPLSCTHRHAGVTLHEGEAGWTTGSSHSLHQPQQRGVEEAHVAHCDGRLPEGRHHHHHRHRHHDVRVDRAASLSISTKLSKAAAQGSTAVRNGAINAVSSGSAGICSAVTLQPGTASAVPGSLVQINSIVFAIALAEAHTRRDIAQRWERRWLRHWANFKEERIAIALRPPTTTTAALSRPQGQLERWAEAAPMALPREWQQWHQAVSTATATVEGSSVATTTAARTVGACPAPVPGKSVREAFAATTSSPAVVGLQETPSLSAGHRSGEEARHGAEEQEETIPDVDDTAVDKDSVVWTSPPPQHQQHPAPPATERDLEASACAAADATAEAAAAVRNVEDEEVAARTATESAAAEARKRIELAEVTARLRAEEAREALQSLMAAEAGARVTLEGDEARLRISHVAAERDGAQRVALAAAEAESRRRAQEEQVRQEAAARAAAAKREEEKEREAAARRAAEAQLQAAADIEAAERRSVEQQWQEAVRLSESLLSERIKDAVAAAPPLAHSKGIRAPKRPLCDELAMMEDAQAGETADAQACLRERQQAAEQCLVAFGAAADAVLGEWISAAATVAEQAASVEAARRRKAEEAAAQAKAVVQERASAAEAARAAVARTEDEGRVALAASEEEVWQRLQLQHGADVEAARLAALAAEGKAARHRAEEEAAAMTATLCSVVAELSKNLVDGCVAEAARQVSEGVEADAVEELQMQRRERVEGEEALARDDMYGNALDELTRLREDEAAAEVRKRMEVEAVAAAKEQQQRVQAAAQYFQISELSEALLLEFLHDAASAAVAASTATVANGCLAETSPLAALPEGEEGAASAVMEDGQQQQQHHHHHPSADDAAEELDARAEQRQGGGVDSPDKANVDTSAPEAVAATASLSLSPSSSAGPSSFFVESVSADATPKAVTTGVPQGHAVEGVGLLSPTVFVHVVDGLLSDVLRDAAMEAQRGGAGAVGAISEVIASRTQAGQRAREHRKPLPNGSEASFVSVDHGSSHSTLGCSPPWEPQPKPLELPLALVVRDAAGDRVPQVQYTGGELNDCAEADVVVGGAGNVTAFLAEVADAGKCTPHQRIVSPLLIPSMDVVTASTSSISTASVTDRRGRGCARGAAGATATASSPLHCFSTASSVDDDDDAACSSLTAPGAPRPLNLLQHSVLSPLLCQQHGGNGGVHNDGGEASTPAGSEAAAGTTTVAALADRASLSENSRARPQLPESTGTGDRDATSDADGMWSAVVTMNHSVMEITEDLRAFQLDAPPPAHDVAEQRAGVRIAAHDALTADAMAAVADSLEQRAVHDASLLFDSRGQSAVPNTDSDRQESHDAVKVDHAAAPPFLFASAQSHEQSTVEGKSSGSGSGGGTSSSTCAGDVEAHAEKRVSIAEMGSGFTSGDAREATLRATRSLSPAAAAVAAEGIAGSHAPLSNLSTLVSAVAAPNDFVARLRQQEEEKKVAAHQQNRYLTSRELALVAARYLTSEAAAADVMEVGPTTMLSSRAVALVLSVGLVRASTLENRRARSRMVKAEKGDGSSARSDGGTAGGGVLVGENGLQKLTPGGGADSAMMDSPDAPHPPIGGGGDGGGFPTGIIGEAGAAGDDECVDVQLVSPTARGRSRGGDLSMPEPTASSVVGDVAHASGDVKGTNMSGGPTGLGSRPLSPRSSSIRSASQPTAAGGGKGALAANPAQQQAGVRDKLPADWATALRGVAERVARDFIDYASRCVLLGQGEGQSNQDHLRTARRIHIDALAYVDVQALFTQELQPRDVERLTSYYVELATNGPRDRVDPLCAPAALGEHNIFGHRSSVRNEDIASFDNLDTASTTVFVPPTRPGPLFASPHLLPSSKNRLLSAATSIHVRRAGLLHLVLEQCVSNVLHDLVGDTVGWLWTACLQAAPPGAAPNGTQ is encoded by the coding sequence ATGCAACCGAGATTGGTGCTGCCCAGCTCGCAGCCTCTACGGATCTCAGCGCAGCATCCAGTGAGGTCGTCTtcgacagcgccgtcatCATCATCGGCCGCGGCTCGCCCTCGAGCGTTGCATGGCGTGTCCATCGACTCTGCACAAGCCCCGAATgttgccgccgtggcggtggcgacgccactgccgccaccatCTTCCTCGTCACGACTTCTGCAGGAGATCGAGGAAACCCGTAAACTCCTTCGCACCTTCCGCTCGTTGAAGGAGCGCGGCGCGAGCCGTGCCGAGCTGGCAGACCTTCACCTCCGTGTCAAGGCCCtcaaggcggcgcagcagcgccagcaacCGAATTCCGGCGCATGCAAGGCGGCAACTCTCCCTCTGGCTGCGTCTACTACCGCGGACGCAGAAGCAGCTgtagcaacagcagcggcgcgtccgTCGCTCGCTTGTTCACCCGAGCCGGCGCCACCATTGTCATGCACGCACCGTCACGCAGGCGTCACGCTCCACGAGGGAGAAGCTGGGTGGACTACGGGATCAAGTCACAGCTTGCATCAACCTCAAcagcgcggcgtcgaggaGGCACACGTTGCACATTGCGACGGGCGGCTACCGGAAGGCAGGCatcatcaccatcaccgtcaccgccaccatgACGTCCGTGTGGACCGGGCAGCATCGCTGTCCATCTCTACGAAGCTATCTAAAGCCGCAGCGCAGGGCTCGACTGCAGTGCGCAACGGCGCCATTAacgccgtcagcagcggcagcgctggcatTTGCAGTGCCGTGACGCTGCAGCCAGGCACGGCATCAGCAGTGCCCGGATCCCTTGTGCAGATCAACTCGATCGTGTTTGCCATCGCGCtcgcggaggcgcacacgcgtcgtGATATCGCGCAACGATGGGAGCGCCGGTGGCTTCGGCACTGGGCGAACTTCAAGGAGGAGCGCATCGCCATAGCCCTGCGCCCGCCCACCACAACGACAGCCGCGCTGTCACGTCCGCAGGGGCAGCTGGAGAGGTGGGCGGAGGCTGCCCCGATGGCGCTACCTCGCGAatggcagcagtggcaccaGGCAGTGTCGACTGCGACGGCAACTGTGGAGGGGAGCAGTGTTGCGAcaaccaccgcagcccgcaCTGTCGGCGCTTGTCCTGCACCAGTGCCGGGCAAGAGCGTCAGGGAGGCGTTCGCAGCCACAACAAGCAGCCCAGCGGTGGTTGGCCTTCAAGAGACGCCGTCGCTCTCGGCCGGCCACCGCagtggcgaggaggcgcgccaTGGCGCTGAAGAACAAGAGGAAACGATCCCCGACGTGGACGACACCGCTGTGGACAAAGACTCGGTGGTGTGGACAagtcctcctccgcagcaccagcagcatcCGGCACCTCCAGCAACAGAACGAGACTTAGAGGcgagcgcatgcgccgctgctgatgcgacTGCCgaagcggctgcagccgtgAGGAACGTGGAGGACGAAGAAGTCGccgcgcgcacagcgacggagagcgctgcggcagaggcaCGAAAGCGTATTGAGCTGGCTGAAGTCACAGCTCGCCTCAGAGCTGAGGAGGCGCGGGAGGCTTTGCAGTCGCTCATGGCCGCTGAAGCAGGGGCCCGTGTCACCCTCGAAGGCGACGAGGCCCGCTTGAGGATCTCGCACGTTGCAGCGGAGCGGGACGGCGCCCAGCGCGTTGCCCTTGCggcagccgaggcggagTCTCGGCGGAGAGCGCAGGAGGAACAAGTGCGTCAggaggcagccgcgcgcgcagcggcggccaagagagaggaagagaaggagcgagAGGCTGCTGCACGTCGTGCGGCCGAGGCGCAACTgcaagctgcagcagacaTCGAAGCTGCGGAGCGGCGTTCTgtggagcagcagtggcaggaAGCCGTCCGTCTCTCCGAGTCACTGCTGTCCGAGCGGATCAAGGATGCTGTTGCGGCGGCTCCGCCGTTGGCTCACTCGAAGGGCATCCGTGCACCCAAACGGCCACTGTGCGATGAGCTAGCAATGATGGAGGACGCACAAGCAGGAGAGACCGCGGACGCGCAGGCCTGCCTGCGTGAGCGGCAGCAAGCAGCGGAGCAGTGCCTTGTAGCTttcggcgcagcagcggatgcTGTGCTTGGTGAGTGGATcagcgcggcagcaacggtAGCCGAGCAGGCAGCGTCGGTTGAGGCGGCCAGGCGGAGAAAGGCAGAAGAAGCCGCAGCTCAAGCGAAGGCTGTGGTGCAGGAGAGGGCATCTGCGGCTGAGGCTGCACGCGCCGCGGTCGCACGGACCGAAGACGAAGGCAGGGTTGCACTGGCAGCTTCGGAAGAGGAGgtgtggcagcggctgcagctgcagcacggagCTGACGTTGAGGCGGCGCGTCTCGCAGCGCTTGCAGCCGAGGGAAAGGCCGCGCGCCACCGTGCTGAGGAAGAGGCAGCTGCGATGACGGCTACGCTGTGCTCCGTTGTTGCCGAGCTCTCCAAGAATCTTGTGGACGGCTGTGTAGCCGAGGCAGCACGGCAGGTATCCGAAGGAGTAGAAGCGGACGCTGTGGAGGAGTTGCAGATGCAACGGCGCGAGAGGGTTGAAGGGGAAGAGGCGTTGGCGCGAGATGACATGTACGGCAACGCGCTTGACGAACTGACGAGACTGCGCGAAGATGAGGCAGCCGCAGAGGTCCGCAAGCGCATGGAGGTCGAAGCTGTGGCTGCCGcgaaggagcagcagcagcgtgtgcaAGCGGCTGCGCAGTATTTTCAGATTTCCGAGTTGAGTGAAGCTCTGCTGCTCGAATTCCTGCACGATGCTGCatccgcggcggtggcggcaagcACGGCGACCGTCGCTAACGGTTGTCTTGCCGAAACGTCACCGCTGGCTGCCTTACcagaaggggaagagggagcagCGAGTGCTGTCATGGAAGacggacagcagcagcagcagcaccaccaccaccacccgtcTGCCGATGACGCCGCTGAAGAGCTGGACGCTCGAGCAGAACAGAGGCAGGGGGGCGGCGTCGACAGCCCCGACAAAGCTAACGTAGACACATCAGCACCGGAAGCCGTGGCCGCTACAGcatcactctctctctcgccgtcTTCCTCTGCCGGCCCGTCGTCTTTCTTCGTGGAATCCGTCTCTGCGGATGCGACTCCGAAGGCTGTCACAACGGGCGTGCCGCAAGGCCATGCGGTCGAGGGCGTAGGGCTGTTGTCGCCCACCGTTTTCGTGCACGTCGTCGATGGCCTCCTCTCTGATGTTCTCCGCGATGCAGCCATGGAGGCACAGaggggcggtgctggtgctgtcgGCGCGATCAGCGAGGTTATAGCGAGCCGAACACAGGCagggcagagagcgagggagcaCCGCAAGCCCCTGCCCAACGGCTCCGAGGCGTCCTTCGTGTCGGTTGACCATGGCAGCTCGCACTCGACCCTTGGGTGCTCCCCACCATGGGAGCCGCAGCCGAAGCCGCTAGAGCTACCGCTCGCCCTCGTGGTCCGTGACGCTGCAGGCGACCGTGTGCCACAAGTGCAGTACACGGGGGGCGAGCTGAACGACTGTGCGGAGGCTGACGTGGTTGTTGGCGGGGCCGGCAACGTCACGGCGTTTCTGGCTGAGGTCGCGGACGCGGGCAAGTGCACCCCACACCAGCGCATTGTTTCACCCCTCTTGATACCATCAATGGACGTCGTCACTGCCAGCACTTCCTCCATTTCGACAGCTTCAGTGACGGacagaagaggaagaggctgcgctcgcggtgccgccggcgcgacCGCCACGGCGTCGTCACCGCTGCACTGCTTCTCCACGGCATCCTcggtcgacgacgacgacgacgcggcctGCAGCTCTCTCACCGCCCCGGGGGCGCCACGGCCGCTCaatctgctgcagcacagtGTTTTGtctccgctgctgtgccaGCAGCACGGGGGAAACGGCGGCGTCCACAAcgatggcggcgaggcgagcaCGCCTGCCGGCAGTGAAGCTGCAGCGGGCACTACAACGGTCGCTGCATTGGCTGATCGGGCCTCGTTATCGGAGAATAGCCGAGCAAGGCCGCAGCTTCCAGAGAGCACCGGGACCGGCGACCGCGACGCCACCTCCGACGCAGATGGGATGTGGTCCGCGGTGGTCACAATGAACCACAGCGTCATGGAAATCACAGAAGACTTGCGAGCTTTTCAACTGgacgcaccgccaccggcacaTGACGTAGCCGAGCAGCGCGCTGGTGTGCGTATCGCCGCCCATGATGCACTCACGGCAGACgccatggcggcggtggcagacTCTCTAGAGCAGCGCGCAGTTCACGACGCGTCTCTTCTCTTCGACTCTCGGGGGCAGTCGGCAGTGCCGAACACCGACAGCGATCGCCAGGAGTCTCACGACGCCGTCAAGGTCGaccacgcagcggcgccaccgttTCTTTTCGCCAGCGCTCAGAGCCACGAGCAGAGCACGGTGGAAGGCAAGAgcagtggcagtggcagcggtggtggcacgtCCTCGTCCACTTGCGCCGGAGATGTCGAGGCACATGCGGAGAAGAGGGTCAGCATTGCGGAGATGGGCTCAGGCTTCACGAGTGGCGACGCTCGGGAGGCCACCCTGCGTGCTACTCGGTCATTGTcgccggccgctgccgcggtggccgcgGAAGGCATCGCTGGCTCGCATGCGCCGCTCTCAAACCTGTCGACCCTCGTCTCCGCTGTGGCGGCACCGAACGACTTCGTGgctcggctgcggcagcaagaggaagagaagaaggtggcggcgcatCAGCAAAACCGCTACCTCACCAGCCGTGAGCTGGCGCTCGTTGCAGCGCGTTACTTGACGTCGgaagcggccgcagcagatgTGATGGAGGTTGGCCCCACCACCATGCTCTCGTCCCGTGCCGTGGCGCTTGTTCTGTCGGTGGGGCTCGTGCGTGCCTCCACACTGGAGAAtcgacgcgcgcgcagccgcatggtgaaggcggagaagggagaCGGGAGCAGCGCCAGGAGCGATGGCGGCACAgcgggcggcggtgtgcTCGTAGGGGAGAACGGGTTGCAGAAGTTGACCCCAGGCGGGGGAGCTGACTCGGCGATGATGGACAGCCCGGAcgcgccgcacccgccgataggcggcggtggcgatggcggtggtTTTCCGACGGGCATCATCGGCgaggcaggcgcagcaggggACGACGAGTGCGTCGATGTTCAACTCGTGTCACCAACCGCACgtggccgcagccgcggcggtgactTGAGCATGCCTGAGCCTACCGCCTCGAGCGTTGTGGGCGATGTTGCGCACGCTAGCGGGGACGTCAAGGGCACGAACATGAGTGGCGGACCCACGGGTCTGGGGTCCCGGCCCCTGTCACCGCGGTCGTCATCGATCAGGTCCGCCTCTCAGCCGACGGCTGCCGGTGGGGGTAAAGGCGCGCTCGCAGCGAatccagcgcagcagcaggctgGGGTGCGCGACAAGCTGCCAGCAGACTGGGCcaccgcgctgcgcggcgtggcggaGCGGGTCGCGCGCGACTTCATCGACTACGCCTCCCGctgcgtgctgctcggcCAAGGTGAGGGCCAGTCGAACCAAGATCACCTGCGCACTGCGCGACGCATCCACATCGACGCCCTCGCGTACGTCGATGTGCAGGCGCTCTTCACGCaagagctgcagccgcgcgaTGTGGAGCGGCTGACCTCCTACTACGTCGAGCTAGCGACCAACGGACCGCGTGATCGCGTCGACCCGCTCTGCGCCCCCGCCGCGCTTGGCGAGCACAACATCTTTggtcaccgcagcagcgtgagaAACGAGGATATCGCCAGCTTCGACAACCTCGATACAGCGTCGACGACCGTGTTTGTGCCACCGACGCGCCCCGGGcccctcttcgcctccccccacctccttCCATCGAGCAAAAACCGCCTGCTGTCGGCAGCCACATCCATTCACGTGCGTCGCGCCGGGCTGCTGCATCTGGTGCTGGAGCAGTGCGTGTCGAACGTGCTGCATGACCTGGTCGGGGACACGGTGGGCTGGCTCTGGACCGCCTGTCTgcaagcagcaccgccgggAGCCGCACCGAATGGCACGCAGTAG
- a CDS encoding putative cdc2-related kinase — MRSSGPTPARPTGFQRYQRQHKVGEGSYGKVFLCTDVVEGGTVAVKTSQWNSGEEGLSVSSIREVSLLKEIRHPNVVRLLDLFTEEKKLCIVFERMEKDLRSVLSTRQTPIVGRKLKHMMYQLLSALHACHSRRVVHRDIKPGNILVSADEQTVKLADFGMGRAFGLALQSYTYRIATLYYRAPEVLLGDRYYLPSVDMWSMGCVMAELALRRALFRGEGEYSQLITIFGIMGTPSERVWPGVSRLPHYNAEFPSWVPTSLEKYIPTLDPEGIALLKAMLRYDPQRRITALQAMQHPFFDDVRDECEARLQQQQQQQQS, encoded by the coding sequence ATGCGGAGCAGCGGCCCCACCCCAGCGCGGCCGACGGGCTTCCAGCGCTACCAACGCCAGCACAAGGTGGGCGAGGGGTCCTATGGCAAGGTGTTCCTCTGCACCGATGTCGTCGagggcggcaccgtcgctgtGAAGACGAGTCAGTGGAACTCCGGCGAGGAGggcctctccgtctcctcgATTCGCGAGGTATCGCTCTTGAAAGAGATACGCCACCCGAAcgtggtgcggctgctggacCTCTTCACCGAGGAGAAGAAGCTCTGCATCGTGTTCGAGCGCATGGAGAAGGACCTGCGTAGCGTTCTGTCGACCCGGCAGACCCCTATCGTGGGCAGGAAGCTGAAACACATGATGTACCAGCTTCTGAGCGCCCTGCACGCTtgccacagccgccgcgtcgtGCATCGCGACATCAAGCCCGGAAACATTCTTGTGAGCGCCGACGAGCAGACTGTGAAGCTCGCCGACTTTGGTATGGGGCGTGCCTTCGGCCTTGCCCTGCAGAGCTACACCTACCGCATCGCCACGCTCTACTACCGCGCGCCAGAGGTTCTGCTCGGCGATCGCTACTACCTACCTTCCGTGGATATGTGGTCTATGGGGTGCGTCATGGCcgagctggcgctgcgccgcgctctgttccgcggcgagggcgagtACTCGCAGCTCATCACCATCTTCGGTATTATGGGGACGCCGAGCGAACGCGTGTGGCCTGGCGtgtcgcggctgccgcactACAACGCTGAGTTTCCAAGCTGGGTGCCGACGTCGCTCGAGAAGTACATACCTACCCTCGATCCGGAGGGGATAGCGTTGCTCAAGGCGATGCTGCGGTACGACCCACAGCGCCGTATTACCGCATTGCAGGCGATGCAGCACCCCTTCTTCGACGATGTGCGAGACGAGTGCGAAGCTCGGttgcaacagcagcagcagcagcagcagtcgtaa